A genomic window from Sporosarcina sp. Marseille-Q4063 includes:
- the buk gene encoding butyrate kinase, translating into MQAKEYRVLVINPGSTSTKIGVFIDDKLLMESTIRHSAEEVAQYPSIIDQYSFRKDAILNALESEGISISKLNAVCGRGGLLRPIEGGTYDVNDAMIDDLRKGYSGQHASNLGGILANEIAKGLNIPAFIVDPVVVDELQPVARISGFSLINRKSIFHALNQKAVARRYAFQVNKKYADLRLIVTHMGGGITVGAHAEGKVIDVNNGLHGDGPFSPERAGTVPTGDLVDLCFSGNYFRSEVMKSLVGGGGLVGYLGTNDAVLVEKRIAAGDEKATLIYEAMAYQIAKEIGSAAAVLEGRIDAIILTGGLAYGKEFIESISSKVDWISDVVVYPGEDELQALAEGAIRVLSGEEKAKSYPS; encoded by the coding sequence GTGCAAGCAAAAGAATACAGAGTTTTAGTGATCAACCCGGGTTCTACTTCTACCAAAATAGGGGTTTTCATCGATGATAAATTACTCATGGAAAGCACCATCCGACATTCGGCAGAAGAGGTTGCACAATATCCTTCCATAATCGATCAATATAGTTTCCGGAAAGATGCCATTTTGAATGCTTTGGAATCGGAAGGTATCAGTATTTCAAAACTGAACGCTGTATGCGGGCGCGGCGGATTGTTGCGTCCGATAGAAGGCGGAACGTATGATGTCAACGATGCCATGATTGATGATTTAAGAAAAGGTTATTCGGGTCAACATGCCTCCAATCTGGGTGGCATTTTGGCCAATGAAATTGCGAAGGGGCTTAATATACCGGCTTTCATCGTCGACCCAGTTGTCGTCGATGAACTTCAACCTGTTGCTCGAATATCCGGTTTTTCTTTAATTAATCGTAAATCGATTTTTCATGCGTTAAACCAAAAAGCAGTTGCAAGAAGGTATGCATTCCAAGTGAACAAGAAGTATGCGGATCTTCGCCTAATCGTGACGCATATGGGCGGCGGAATTACAGTAGGCGCCCATGCCGAAGGGAAAGTAATCGACGTCAATAACGGATTGCACGGTGATGGTCCATTTAGTCCAGAAAGAGCGGGGACTGTTCCCACGGGCGATCTTGTCGATTTATGTTTTTCAGGCAATTATTTCCGGAGTGAGGTCATGAAATCGCTCGTCGGTGGAGGCGGCCTGGTCGGGTATCTTGGGACGAATGATGCCGTTCTTGTTGAAAAAAGGATTGCAGCCGGCGATGAAAAGGCAACACTGATTTACGAAGCCATGGCTTATCAAATTGCCAAAGAAATCGGTAGTGCGGCTGCAGTATTGGAAGGCCGTATCGATGCCATCATATTGACCGGCGGACTTGCATACGGAAAAGAATTTATTGAGTCAATTTCATCTAAAGTCGACTGGATTTCTGATGTTGTCGTATATCCAGGTGAAGATGAATTACAAGCACTCGCTGAAGGTGCAATTCGAGTACTTTCAGGCGAGGAGAAAGCAAAAAGCTATCCATCTTAA
- a CDS encoding Glu/Leu/Phe/Val dehydrogenase, translated as MEIFKYMETEDFEQVVFCQDKTSGLKAIIAIHDTTLGPALGGTRMWTYASESEAIEDALRLARGMTYKNAAAGLNLGGGKTVIIGDPRTDKNDEMFRAFGRFIEGLNGRYITAEDVGTTEADMDLIHLETDYVTGTSAEGGSSGNPSPVTAYGIYVGMKAAAKEAFGTDSLEGKTIAVQGVGNVAYTLCEHLHEEGAKLIVTDINEQAVQRAVDAFGATAVGIDEIYSQEADIFAPCALGAVINDETIPQFKCKVIAGSANNQLKENRHGDEIHEMGIVYAPDYVINSGGVINVADELIGYNSERALKRVEGIYNIIGEIFNISKEENIPTYVAADRLAEQRIARVAKSRSQFLQNEKSILTKR; from the coding sequence ATGGAAATTTTCAAGTATATGGAAACTGAAGATTTTGAGCAAGTTGTTTTTTGTCAAGATAAAACATCAGGGTTAAAAGCGATTATCGCTATCCACGACACGACACTAGGCCCAGCTCTTGGCGGTACACGTATGTGGACGTATGCAAGTGAAAGCGAAGCAATTGAAGATGCGCTTCGATTAGCACGTGGCATGACATATAAAAACGCGGCAGCGGGACTAAATCTCGGCGGCGGAAAGACTGTTATTATCGGCGATCCAAGAACAGATAAAAATGATGAAATGTTCCGTGCATTTGGTCGTTTCATAGAAGGATTGAATGGTCGTTATATTACTGCGGAAGATGTTGGAACGACTGAAGCAGATATGGACCTCATTCACCTGGAAACAGACTATGTAACTGGAACTTCTGCAGAAGGCGGATCTTCAGGTAACCCTTCACCGGTAACTGCATATGGCATTTATGTCGGTATGAAAGCAGCGGCAAAAGAAGCGTTCGGTACGGATTCATTAGAGGGTAAAACAATTGCAGTACAAGGTGTCGGCAACGTTGCATACACATTATGCGAACATTTACACGAAGAAGGCGCGAAACTGATTGTTACAGATATTAATGAGCAAGCCGTTCAACGTGCAGTGGATGCATTCGGCGCGACAGCTGTCGGCATCGATGAGATTTATTCGCAAGAAGCGGATATTTTCGCTCCATGCGCGCTAGGTGCAGTAATTAATGATGAAACGATTCCGCAATTCAAGTGTAAAGTGATTGCGGGTTCTGCGAACAACCAATTAAAAGAAAATCGTCACGGCGACGAAATTCATGAAATGGGCATTGTTTATGCACCGGATTACGTTATCAACTCAGGCGGTGTCATTAATGTTGCTGATGAATTAATTGGCTATAACAGTGAACGCGCGCTTAAACGAGTTGAAGGAATTTACAATATAATTGGTGAGATTTTCAACATTTCTAAAGAAGAAAACATTCCGACTTACGTCGCGGCTGACCGCTTGGCTGAACAGCGTATTGCACGTGTTGCAAAATCGCGCAGTCAATTTCTGCAAAATGAAAAAAGTATTTTAACGAAACGATAA